Genomic DNA from Verrucomicrobiia bacterium:
CCGCCGAGCCAGACGAGTACGTCTTTACCCCAAGCTATCAGTTCGTGAACGCCAACAAAGACGCCGCCCTGGCCGAACTGACCAAGAAGAGCGAAACCATAGTGACCGAGCTAAAAAAGCTGGGTGTTCAGGACGGCCAGATCAAAACCAACGCCAATGGCAACAACTACTACACCTACTCCAGAGATTCCAAGACCGGCAACACCACCTATACCTTCCGTCCAACCGTAACGCTCCGCGACAAAGAGCTGACCCAGAAGGTACAAGATTATCTGGTGACTACCTCGCCCACTGGCGCGATCACACCCCAGGCCGACTTTAGCGACGCCAAACGCAAAGAACTACAGAACAAGGCTCGCGACGAAGCCACCAAAGAAGCCCGCACCAAAGCAGACCAATCGGCCAAAAACCTCGGCTTCCGCCTGGGCAAAGTCCAGAGCGTCAACGATGGCAGTGGCTTTGACAATTACCCCGTCAGCGGCGGCGCAGAGGCCCTCATCGCAGAAGACACCGCCAAGCGTAACACCATCTCTGTCCAACCCGGCGAAAACAAACTCAACTACAGCGTAACCGTCGTCTACTTCGTAAAATAGAGGGCTACAAGAGTGGCCAATTGGGATTAAAAAGCGTTTCGTACAGCCACAGCGCAAGCAACACAAATGCCAAAGATATGAGGAATATTTCAATAAATAGAATTGCCCGCGTTGATTTTTTGGGTACCTTTGATTGTGTCTGATTGATCCATGTCTCTAGGCCCGGTGGATCATTCCACTGCCCTTGGGCTATGTATCGTAGGATCCTCTCGTTGTTTGACTGCCACTTGCTGAACAACCGGCTAACAAATATGT
This window encodes:
- a CDS encoding SIMPL domain-containing protein (The SIMPL domain is named for its presence in mouse protein SIMPL (signalling molecule that associates with mouse pelle-like kinase). Bacterial member BP26, from Brucella, was shown to assemble into a channel-like structure, while YggE from E. coli has been associated with resistance to oxidative stress.), encoding MSPEEQTPKTPKKLSITLDARTSIIVLLLVVITSMAFVWKPWDAVNNTDQTITVTGESTVTAEPDEYVFTPSYQFVNANKDAALAELTKKSETIVTELKKLGVQDGQIKTNANGNNYYTYSRDSKTGNTTYTFRPTVTLRDKELTQKVQDYLVTTSPTGAITPQADFSDAKRKELQNKARDEATKEARTKADQSAKNLGFRLGKVQSVNDGSGFDNYPVSGGAEALIAEDTAKRNTISVQPGENKLNYSVTVVYFVK